One region of Armatimonadota bacterium genomic DNA includes:
- a CDS encoding uracil-DNA glycosylase gives MDFVPIKTMPPQPVAVTHEIEVTGPPAAAAPAAQPRAAASLFQAEAPAQSAPQCTPQEKADALEVLRTRHDETCPHCTTATAHSQTVFGEGAPDAELMFIGEAPGEHEDRTGRPFVGRAGRKLDEIIQAMGLARPDVYIANVLKSRPPANRTPLPTEVEQCAAFLAEQIRIIQPKVIVGLGGPAVKWLLRTSQGITRLRGQWDTFTDAELSVPVMPTFHPAYLLRNYTPDTRRKVWSDMQQVMAYLRPASK, from the coding sequence GTGGACTTTGTGCCGATCAAAACCATGCCGCCTCAGCCTGTCGCGGTGACGCATGAGATCGAAGTGACCGGTCCGCCCGCCGCCGCCGCCCCGGCCGCCCAACCGCGGGCCGCGGCTTCGCTGTTTCAAGCGGAAGCGCCTGCCCAATCCGCGCCACAATGTACGCCGCAAGAGAAGGCCGACGCCCTTGAGGTGCTGCGCACGCGTCACGACGAAACCTGCCCGCACTGCACCACGGCGACCGCCCACTCGCAGACCGTGTTCGGTGAGGGCGCGCCCGATGCCGAGCTGATGTTCATCGGCGAAGCACCGGGCGAACACGAGGACCGCACCGGCCGGCCCTTCGTCGGTCGCGCTGGCCGAAAGCTCGACGAGATCATCCAGGCCATGGGCCTGGCCCGACCCGACGTGTATATCGCCAATGTGCTCAAGAGCCGGCCGCCGGCCAATCGCACGCCCCTGCCCACTGAGGTCGAGCAATGCGCCGCGTTCCTGGCTGAACAGATTCGGATCATCCAGCCGAAGGTCATCGTCGGGTTGGGCGGACCGGCGGTGAAGTGGCTGCTGCGGACGAGCCAGGGGATCACCCGCCTCCGGGGCCAATGGGACACATTCACGGACGCCGAGTTGTCCGTGCCCGTTATGCCCACCTTCCACCCTGCCTACTTGCTACGAAACTACACGCCCGATACCCGACGCAAGGTCTGGTCGGACATGCAGCAGGTGATGGCGTATCTGCGACCGGCGTCCAAGTGA